The genome window CGGCGTTTCGCTGCCAGAACGAGGAGAACGCGGTGAACGCCGCCCGGTCGGCGAACCAGCCCAGTTGCTCCCAGCCGTCGGCGGTCACGGTTATCCGCTCGATGATGGCGTCCGCGGTGGCGAGCGCTTCGAGCCCGTCGAGGTCGTCTATCTGCTCCCCGAGTTGCGCCTCGAAGCTCAGCGCCGGCACCGCCTGGTACCGGCGGGTGTCGCCGGCCGACCCGATGTGCGTCCACTCTGCCACGTCGCGGGCGTCGGTGAGTGCCCGCTCGACGGCCGACTCGGACCCACCCGTCACGGTGGTGAGAAACAGCGGCTGGCGACCGTGGTTGTACTGCAGCGAGAGGGTAATCGACGCGTCGGGCACCGCGTCCGCGACTGACACGAGCGGCAGTGCGTCGCAGCGAATCCGAAACTCCGCGATAAGCCCCATACGCTCCCGTACCCGGCCGAGGATGAAGCGCCTGTCGGAACGGCGGCATCGGCTGACGGAACTCCCTTTTAAACGGCCGAACCACTGAGAGAACGGCTTAGCCAGGCTCGGCCCGACCTACTGGTGCATGCAGTCGACACACTCCACAGACGAGCTTGCGGTCGAGTTCGAACGCTACGGCGACGGTCAGCCGCTCCTCCTCCTGCACGGCGGGATGGCACCCACGGAGTACTGGGGGCCTGTCCTCTCGCAGTTCGAGGGCTACGGGGCGGTCGTCCCGCAACGGCCCGGCTTCGGGACCTGTCTCGACGCCCCCGAAGAGACGAGCGCCGACGCGGTGCTGGACCGCGAAGCCAGATACGTCCGGGCGCTCGCCGACGCCGTCGACGGCGACCCGGTTCTGTTCGGCCACTCCTACGGCGCGCTCACCGCCATCGAGGCCGCGACCGCGATGCCAGTCGATGCGGTCGTCGCGTACGAGCCGGCGGTGCTTCCCGCCGAGTACCGGGCCGAGGCCGACCTCGCCGACCGGATGGCGTCGCTCGTCGCGAACGGACGGCGAGAGGAAGCGGTGAAACGCTACGTCGAGCAGGTCCTCCACCCCGACGGCATCGACGACCTCGACGCCTGGCTGGCGGAGTGGCCCGTCTGGCCCGACTGCGTGGCCCTCGCCGAGGAGGTCGTCCGGATGAACCGGTCCGTCGAGCGGTACCGGCTCCCCGACCGTCTCGACGTTGACGCGCCGACCCTCGTTCTGTCCGGCACTGACGGACCGGATTTCCTCCGGCAGAGCGCGCGGTCCGTCCACGAGGCACTGCCACACAGCCGGTTCGTCGAGTTCGACGGCGTCAGCCACAGCGGCCCCGCCGAGGCACCCGCGGTAGTTGCGGCGGAAGTCGAGGCGTTCCTGGAGACATAGTCGTCGAGTGCGGGGTTCCGCCTGTCGACCGGTCCACACCGAATAGCCGGTGACGGCCTACATCGAGGTCGGCGCGTCGACCCCGAGTGCGTCGAGCGCGTTCGCTATCGTCGTCCGGGTGCCGTCCACGAGCGCCAGCCGCGCGGCGCGGGTCTCGGGGTCGGCGTCGAGCACGGGACACTCCCGGTAGAAGGCGTTGAACGTCTCGGCGAGGTCCCGAGTGTACGTGGCGACGGTGTGGGGCGTCAGGTCGTCCGCGGCCGCCTCGACGACGGCCGGGAACCGGGCCAGTTCGCGGAGCAGGTCCCGCTCTTCCGGCTCCGACAGCGGGCCGAAATCGGGCTCGTCGGGCACGTCGCCCTCCACGTCGTCCAGGATGCCACAGCAGCGGGCGTGGACGTACTGGACGTACGGGGCGGACTGGGCTTCGAAGTCGAGCGCGCGGTCCCACTCGAAGGTGATGCCCTTCGTCGGCTGCTTCGAGACGATGTCGTAGCGGACCGCGCCGATGCCGACCTGGCGGGCGATGCGCTCGACGTCGTCTTCGTCGAGGTCGCCGCGGGTCCGGTCGTCCAGTCGGGACTCGACCTCGTCGCGGGCGCGGTCGATGGCCTCGTCGAGCAGGTCGTCGAGGTCGATGCCGGTCCCCTCGCGGGTGCTCATCCCGCCCTCGGGGAGGTTCACCCAGGAGTAAAACACCTGGCGGAGCTGGTCGGTGTCGTTGCCCAGCAGGCCGAGCGCGGCGTCGAGCTGGTCGGCCTGGAGCTTGTGGTCCTCGCCCAGCACCGTCACGGCGCGGTCGTAGTTCTCGAACTTCCACTCGTGGTGGGCCAGGTCGCGGGTCGTGTACAGCGAGGTGTCGTCCGAGCGCAGGAAGACGAGGTTCTTCTCGAAGTCAGGCAGGTCCAGTTGCCAGGCGTCCTCCTCGTAGACCGCGCAGTCGAGGGCCTTGAGGCGGTCGACGAGTGCGTCGGTGTCGCCGTTGCGCATGAACCGCGTCTCCTTGACGAACTCGTCGAACTCGGCGGGCAGGCGCTCCAGCGTGGTCTGCATCCCGCCCAGCACCGTGTCGACGACCTCGGCGACCCGCTCGTAGGTCTCCTCGTCGCCGTCTTCGAGGCCCTGCAGGATGGCCTGAATCTCCGCCTCGGCCGCCTCTACGTCCGCCGGATCGCCGTCTTCGAGGACGGCGTTGCCCTTGCGGTAGTACCGGACCATCTTGTACTCGGGGGAGTCCCGTTCCGGTTCGGGCAGGTCGTCCTCGTCGAAGGTCTCGTAGGCCCACGTGAACACTGCGATCTGGCGGCCGGCGTCGTTGACGTAGTAGTGGCGGTCGACGTCGTAGCCGGCGTAGTCGAGCACGCGGGCGACGGCGTCGCCGATGATGGGGTTGCGCGCCCGGCCGACGTGGACGGGGCCGGTCGGGTTCGCCGAGGTGTGCTCGACGACGACGCTCGTCTCCCGGTCGGGCAGCCGGCCGAAGCCGTCATCAATCACCGCATCGAGGGTCGCCGCGAAGTACGCCTCGCTCGGCAGAAAGTTCACGTACGGGCCCTGGGTCGTCACGTCGCTGACGTAGGTGAGGGCCTCTGCGTCGATGGCTTCGGCGATGTCGGCGGCGACCTCCGGCGGCGGTGCGCCGACCTCACCGGCCAGCCGGAAGGCGGCGCTGGATGCGAGCACGGCGTCGACGCCCTCCGGCGGC of Haloarcula sp. DT43 contains these proteins:
- a CDS encoding helix-turn-helix domain-containing protein, with product MGLIAEFRIRCDALPLVSVADAVPDASITLSLQYNHGRQPLFLTTVTGGSESAVERALTDARDVAEWTHIGSAGDTRRYQAVPALSFEAQLGEQIDDLDGLEALATADAIIERITVTADGWEQLGWFADRAAFTAFSSFWQRNAGFGLERLTRESEPKRPGDGLTDRQLEALRTAYELGYFEIPRRASLEDVARELDISASSLSERLRRAQTQIIQETVATLWPPLPE
- a CDS encoding alpha/beta fold hydrolase → MQSTHSTDELAVEFERYGDGQPLLLLHGGMAPTEYWGPVLSQFEGYGAVVPQRPGFGTCLDAPEETSADAVLDREARYVRALADAVDGDPVLFGHSYGALTAIEAATAMPVDAVVAYEPAVLPAEYRAEADLADRMASLVANGRREEAVKRYVEQVLHPDGIDDLDAWLAEWPVWPDCVALAEEVVRMNRSVERYRLPDRLDVDAPTLVLSGTDGPDFLRQSARSVHEALPHSRFVEFDGVSHSGPAEAPAVVAAEVEAFLET
- the argS gene encoding arginine--tRNA ligase produces the protein MFLQLRAEVEDALADALTALDLPAEDLGIEEPPEGVDAVLASSAAFRLAGEVGAPPPEVAADIAEAIDAEALTYVSDVTTQGPYVNFLPSEAYFAATLDAVIDDGFGRLPDRETSVVVEHTSANPTGPVHVGRARNPIIGDAVARVLDYAGYDVDRHYYVNDAGRQIAVFTWAYETFDEDDLPEPERDSPEYKMVRYYRKGNAVLEDGDPADVEAAEAEIQAILQGLEDGDEETYERVAEVVDTVLGGMQTTLERLPAEFDEFVKETRFMRNGDTDALVDRLKALDCAVYEEDAWQLDLPDFEKNLVFLRSDDTSLYTTRDLAHHEWKFENYDRAVTVLGEDHKLQADQLDAALGLLGNDTDQLRQVFYSWVNLPEGGMSTREGTGIDLDDLLDEAIDRARDEVESRLDDRTRGDLDEDDVERIARQVGIGAVRYDIVSKQPTKGITFEWDRALDFEAQSAPYVQYVHARCCGILDDVEGDVPDEPDFGPLSEPEERDLLRELARFPAVVEAAADDLTPHTVATYTRDLAETFNAFYRECPVLDADPETRAARLALVDGTRTTIANALDALGVDAPTSM